A genomic region of Rhizobium sp. NXC24 contains the following coding sequences:
- the glmM gene encoding phosphoglucosamine mutase: MKRRYFGTDGIRGQSNIYPMTPDLAMRVGIAAGTIFHRGSHRHRVVIGKDTRLSGYMLENAMVAGFTAAGVDAFVLGPIPTPAVAMLTRSLRADIGVMISASHNPYEDNGIKLFGPDGYKLSDDLETKIEDLLEKDMTAHLAKSENIGRAKRVDGVHDRYIEHAKRTLPRDVTLQGLRIAIDCANGAAYKVAPAVLWELGADVVTIGNEPNGTNINLNCGSTSPVALQKKVDEVRADIGIALDGDADRVIIVDETGTIVDGDQLMAVIAESWAESQLLRGNGIVATVMSNLGLERFLEDKGMALARTAVGDRYVVEHMRQHNYNVGGEQSGHIVLSDYGTTGDGLVAALQILAAVKRTGKPVSEVCRRFEPVPQLLRNVRISGGKPLEDMQVRKAIADAESELARNGRLVIRPSGTEPLIRVMAEGDDRGQIERIVGGLIDVISSVRNAA; encoded by the coding sequence ATGAAACGTCGCTATTTCGGAACGGACGGAATCCGCGGACAATCCAATATCTATCCGATGACGCCGGATCTCGCCATGCGCGTGGGTATCGCCGCCGGCACGATTTTCCATCGGGGCAGTCATCGCCATCGAGTGGTCATCGGCAAGGATACGCGTCTCTCCGGCTACATGCTGGAAAACGCCATGGTGGCGGGTTTCACCGCAGCCGGTGTCGACGCCTTCGTTCTCGGTCCGATTCCGACGCCTGCCGTCGCCATGCTGACGCGGTCACTGCGCGCCGATATCGGTGTGATGATCTCTGCTTCGCACAATCCTTACGAAGACAACGGCATCAAGCTTTTCGGCCCCGATGGCTACAAGCTGTCCGACGATCTCGAAACGAAGATCGAGGATCTGCTGGAAAAGGACATGACGGCGCATCTCGCCAAGTCGGAAAACATCGGCCGCGCCAAACGCGTCGACGGCGTGCATGACCGTTATATCGAGCATGCCAAGCGCACGCTACCGCGCGATGTGACGCTGCAGGGCCTGCGCATCGCCATTGATTGCGCCAATGGCGCCGCCTACAAGGTCGCGCCCGCCGTACTGTGGGAACTCGGCGCCGATGTCGTTACCATCGGTAACGAGCCGAACGGCACCAATATCAATCTCAATTGCGGCTCCACCAGCCCGGTCGCGCTGCAGAAGAAGGTGGACGAAGTGCGTGCCGATATCGGCATCGCGCTTGATGGCGACGCCGATCGCGTCATCATCGTCGACGAAACCGGCACGATTGTTGACGGTGACCAACTGATGGCCGTCATCGCCGAGAGCTGGGCCGAGAGCCAGTTGCTGCGCGGCAATGGCATCGTCGCGACCGTCATGTCTAATCTCGGTCTGGAACGCTTCCTGGAAGACAAGGGCATGGCGCTTGCCCGCACCGCGGTCGGCGACCGTTATGTCGTCGAGCATATGCGCCAGCACAATTACAATGTCGGCGGCGAGCAGTCCGGCCATATCGTGCTCTCCGACTATGGCACGACCGGCGATGGCCTTGTGGCGGCGTTGCAGATCCTGGCTGCGGTCAAGCGCACCGGCAAGCCGGTCAGCGAAGTCTGCCGCCGCTTCGAACCGGTGCCGCAGCTTCTGCGCAATGTCCGCATTTCCGGCGGCAAGCCGCTGGAAGACATGCAGGTGCGCAAGGCGATCGCCGATGCCGAAAGTGAGCTTGCCCGCAACGGCCGCCTCGTTATCCGCCCCTCCGGCACCGAGCCGCTGATCCGCGTCATGGCGGAAGGCGACGACCGTGGTCAGATCGAGCGCATCGTCGGCGGTCTGATCGATGTGATCTCGAGCGTTCGCAACGCTGCCT